Proteins found in one Halanaerobiales bacterium genomic segment:
- a CDS encoding YaaA family protein: MKIILSPSKTQNHQRKRKEQGKDILKEDMTKELFDYLKSLSKKELKKELDIQGNLLDRTYELYQNHSYEDQTIPAIECYNGAVFKQIELDSYSKDQQSYMQNKLVILSPMYGPLRSNTEIWPYRLEMKLKPNGINLYEYWQDVMKNYFSETDLIINLASNEYSKVVEKNYQGKIIDFYFKEEKEDGSLKTIGYYVKQNRGKLLNELIKKQINSLEEIKKINLDGYKFDEERSDENNFMFIKRPL; encoded by the coding sequence ATGAAAATAATATTATCACCCAGTAAAACTCAGAATCATCAAAGAAAAAGGAAGGAACAAGGCAAAGATATTTTAAAAGAAGATATGACTAAAGAATTATTTGATTACTTAAAATCTCTATCAAAAAAAGAATTAAAAAAAGAACTTGATATACAGGGAAATCTTTTAGATAGAACCTATGAGCTTTATCAGAATCATAGTTATGAAGACCAGACTATTCCTGCTATTGAATGTTATAATGGAGCAGTTTTTAAACAAATTGAACTAGATAGTTATTCAAAAGATCAGCAGTCATATATGCAAAATAAACTTGTTATTCTCTCTCCTATGTATGGGCCGCTAAGATCAAATACAGAAATCTGGCCTTATAGACTTGAAATGAAACTTAAGCCAAATGGGATTAATCTCTATGAATACTGGCAGGATGTAATGAAAAATTATTTTTCTGAGACAGATTTGATTATTAATCTGGCCTCAAATGAGTATAGTAAAGTAGTTGAAAAAAATTATCAGGGTAAAATAATTGATTTTTATTTTAAAGAGGAAAAGGAAGATGGCAGTCTTAAAACAATTGGTTATTATGTCAAGCAAAACAGAGGTAAACTCTTAAATGAATTGATAAAAAAGCAAATTAATAGTCTGGAAGAAATTAAAAAAATCAATCTTGATGGCTATAAATTTGATGAGGAACGCTCAGATGAAAATAATTTTATGTTTATTAAAAGACCACTTTAA